From Lujinxingia vulgaris, a single genomic window includes:
- a CDS encoding phosphate/phosphite/phosphonate ABC transporter substrate-binding protein has protein sequence MAHINRLHRPSLALLLGASLALTACEKEEAEPAEVTEEAAEATEEEAAEEIELTFAFQPQENPEGLELDAERMAEFIEEQTGYEVEIFLPTNYSAVVEALRSDNADVAYFSGLPYLVAHENAGVELLVVEERGGNPFYYSQWYALADSDIESIADLKGRSIAFTSPTSTSGYLFPLGKVIDEGHLTADQDPTEFFGNVTYAGGYQQALLALVNGQVDAAAASDYALEQYLDEEQRAKVKVIERQGPVPTHGIAIRGDLPQEVKDKVRDALLALNEPENAELLKSVYGAESIIARGHEEHVGELKRMRDLVGFEARF, from the coding sequence ATGGCACACATCAATCGACTTCATCGCCCCTCGCTCGCACTTCTCCTGGGTGCCAGCCTCGCGCTGACCGCCTGTGAAAAAGAGGAGGCCGAGCCGGCCGAAGTCACCGAAGAGGCCGCCGAGGCCACCGAAGAAGAAGCCGCAGAAGAGATCGAGCTGACCTTCGCCTTCCAGCCGCAGGAAAACCCGGAGGGCCTGGAGCTCGACGCCGAACGCATGGCGGAGTTCATCGAGGAGCAGACCGGCTACGAGGTCGAGATCTTCCTTCCGACGAACTACTCGGCGGTGGTTGAGGCGCTGCGCTCGGATAACGCCGATGTCGCCTACTTCAGCGGTCTTCCCTACCTGGTCGCCCATGAGAACGCCGGCGTCGAGCTGCTCGTCGTTGAAGAGCGCGGTGGAAACCCCTTCTACTACTCGCAGTGGTACGCCCTGGCCGACAGCGACATCGAGTCCATCGCCGACCTTAAGGGCCGCTCCATCGCGTTTACCTCGCCGACCTCCACCTCGGGCTACCTCTTCCCGCTGGGCAAGGTCATCGACGAGGGTCACCTGACGGCCGACCAGGACCCGACCGAGTTCTTCGGCAACGTCACCTACGCCGGCGGCTATCAGCAGGCGCTGCTCGCCCTGGTTAATGGCCAGGTTGACGCGGCGGCCGCCTCCGACTACGCGCTGGAGCAGTACCTCGATGAGGAGCAGCGCGCCAAAGTCAAAGTGATTGAACGCCAGGGCCCGGTGCCTACCCATGGTATCGCCATTCGCGGCGACCTCCCCCAGGAGGTCAAAGACAAGGTGCGCGACGCCCTCCTGGCGCTCAATGAGCCGGAGAACGCCGAGCTGCTCAAGAGCGTCTACGGCGCCGAGAGCATCATCGCGCGTGGCCACGAAGAGCATGTCGGCGAGTTGAAGCGCATGCGCGACCTGGTCGGTTTTGAAGCGCGCTTCTAA
- a CDS encoding 4-hydroxyphenylpyruvate dioxygenase family protein, translating to MSQIKNLGITGYDGLRFVTLDLERSRKFYVDMLDFTLVARSTPAWEEKTGDKAEVYAAGDIIIECVESQREDSWAAYHRKFHTAGIGTVNFAVQNIEEAWKRLEERGATFIDEIRTEEAGGGTRRSFEIATPLGNTTYGFVEKKGYTDYDAGFETVNTGGNNRFNFTTIDHLTSNVRTLKPLVDWFRDVLGMEQFWDIAFHTSDVDPTRQSGSGLKSIVMWDPEGGIKFANNEPQRPFFNASQIQKYLEDFGGGGVQHAAFNLDDIIGSIKEMEAKGVEFLYTPPSYYDAAPGRMAEQGVSKIDEDYDVLKDHGILVDGADEKYLLQIFMKEAAIYYDQPEAGPFFIELIQRKGDQGFGGGNFRALFEAIERDQVERGRV from the coding sequence ATGTCGCAAATTAAGAACCTCGGCATCACCGGCTACGACGGTCTTCGTTTTGTCACGCTCGATCTGGAGCGCAGCCGCAAGTTCTACGTCGATATGCTGGACTTCACGCTCGTCGCCCGTTCCACCCCGGCCTGGGAAGAGAAGACCGGTGATAAGGCGGAAGTCTACGCCGCCGGCGACATCATCATTGAGTGCGTCGAGTCGCAGCGCGAGGACAGCTGGGCGGCCTACCACCGCAAGTTCCACACCGCGGGCATCGGCACCGTCAACTTCGCCGTCCAGAATATCGAAGAAGCCTGGAAGCGCCTCGAAGAGCGCGGCGCCACCTTTATCGACGAGATCCGCACCGAAGAAGCTGGCGGCGGCACCCGTCGCTCCTTTGAGATCGCCACGCCCCTGGGTAACACCACCTACGGCTTCGTCGAGAAGAAGGGCTACACCGATTACGACGCCGGCTTTGAGACGGTGAACACCGGCGGCAACAACCGCTTCAACTTCACCACCATCGATCACCTCACCTCCAACGTGCGCACGCTCAAGCCCCTGGTCGACTGGTTCCGCGACGTGCTGGGCATGGAGCAGTTCTGGGACATCGCCTTCCACACCAGCGATGTCGACCCCACCCGTCAGTCCGGCTCCGGTCTGAAGTCGATCGTGATGTGGGATCCGGAAGGCGGCATCAAGTTCGCCAACAACGAGCCGCAGCGCCCCTTCTTCAACGCCTCCCAGATCCAGAAGTACCTCGAAGACTTCGGCGGTGGCGGTGTTCAGCACGCGGCGTTCAACCTCGACGACATCATCGGCTCCATCAAAGAGATGGAGGCCAAGGGCGTGGAGTTCCTCTACACCCCGCCGAGCTACTACGACGCCGCCCCGGGCCGCATGGCCGAGCAGGGAGTCTCCAAGATCGATGAGGACTACGACGTGCTCAAAGACCACGGCATCCTGGTCGACGGCGCCGACGAGAAGTACCTCCTGCAGATCTTCATGAAAGAAGCGGCGATCTACTACGACCAGCCCGAGGCTGGCCCCTTCTTCATCGAGCTGATTCAGCGCAAGGGCGACCAGGGCTTCGGCGGCGGCAACTTCCGCGCCCTCTTTGAGGCCATCGAGCGTGACCAGGTGGAGCGCGGTCGCGTCTGA
- a CDS encoding HD domain-containing protein, which translates to MNDQRPAPGNANDLLRLLSRAERLEALPRTGWQICGVERPESIAAHVHGVMLVALWLADHHPEPTPDAERVMRIALVHDLSEAMLTDLPRPVKQLLGKEAVDRAEEQAADHILATLPSWRDAYREYREGKTLEARIVKVADRIQMLAKALEYRQQKRGDISRFFDDDETFDDRGVEPARAIFDALRTCYREGRWFDFHFD; encoded by the coding sequence ATGAACGATCAGCGCCCGGCGCCCGGCAACGCCAACGATCTATTGAGGCTGCTCAGCCGCGCCGAACGTCTGGAGGCGCTGCCACGAACCGGCTGGCAGATCTGCGGGGTGGAGCGACCCGAATCGATCGCCGCCCACGTTCACGGCGTGATGCTCGTCGCGTTGTGGCTGGCCGATCACCACCCCGAGCCTACGCCTGACGCCGAGCGAGTGATGCGCATCGCGCTGGTCCACGACTTAAGCGAGGCGATGCTCACCGACCTCCCGCGCCCGGTCAAGCAACTCCTCGGCAAAGAGGCGGTCGACCGGGCCGAGGAACAGGCCGCCGATCACATCCTGGCCACCCTGCCCTCCTGGCGCGACGCCTACCGCGAGTACCGCGAAGGCAAGACCCTGGAGGCCCGCATCGTCAAAGTCGCCGACCGCATCCAGATGCTTGCCAAGGCCCTGGAGTATCGGCAGCAGAAACGCGGCGACATCTCGCGCTTTTTCGACGACGACGAGACCTTCGACGATCGCGGCGTTGAGCCTGCCCGCGCCATCTTCGACGCCCTGCGCACCTGTTATCGGGAGGGGCGCTGGTTCGACTTCCACTTCGACTAA
- a CDS encoding NAD-dependent epimerase/dehydratase family protein: MASQHGGRVAICGADDRVGGQIARRLVEEGVEVRALAAPDAPRWHLFDVAVDWHVGLRAGDHAHELSQAFAGCGALFIADAARLASGAPDASTARRIAVRELRMRLDAARAAQVPRVVFVSCERAFDPQAIEGAAGLPDDHGEPVREALIAMEAELYRYIAAGMHICIVAAALALGPGDVRSEYVGALDAGGAGWSGYAHFCDARDVAQAAINAARRGRAGRRYPFIGEAITAERFAELRREHGGGGSSHIDEVSWPPSWAIRLDALKSELAAGELGVRSRPLALTLRDAGRWYRRAGMLLF; encoded by the coding sequence ATGGCAAGTCAACATGGCGGTAGAGTAGCGATCTGCGGCGCAGACGATCGGGTGGGCGGGCAGATCGCCCGACGCCTCGTGGAGGAGGGGGTGGAGGTACGCGCGTTGGCCGCGCCTGACGCGCCGCGCTGGCATCTCTTTGATGTGGCGGTCGACTGGCATGTCGGCTTGCGCGCCGGTGATCACGCGCACGAACTTTCGCAGGCGTTTGCCGGCTGCGGAGCGCTCTTTATCGCCGACGCGGCGCGCCTGGCCTCCGGGGCCCCCGACGCCTCAACGGCTCGCCGCATCGCGGTGCGCGAGCTGCGCATGCGTCTGGACGCGGCCCGGGCTGCGCAGGTGCCGCGGGTTGTTTTTGTGAGTTGCGAGCGCGCCTTTGACCCGCAGGCGATCGAGGGGGCAGCCGGACTGCCCGATGATCATGGCGAGCCGGTGCGCGAGGCATTGATTGCGATGGAGGCTGAACTCTACCGCTACATCGCCGCCGGAATGCATATCTGCATTGTCGCCGCCGCGCTGGCGCTGGGACCGGGAGACGTGCGTTCGGAGTATGTCGGGGCGCTCGACGCCGGCGGCGCAGGCTGGAGCGGTTATGCCCACTTCTGCGACGCCCGCGATGTTGCCCAGGCGGCGATCAACGCCGCGCGCCGGGGGCGCGCCGGGCGCCGATACCCCTTTATTGGCGAGGCGATCACCGCCGAGAGGTTTGCCGAGTTGAGGCGCGAACACGGGGGCGGGGGAAGCTCACACATCGATGAGGTCAGCTGGCCGCCCTCCTGGGCGATACGTCTCGACGCGCTGAAAAGCGAGCTCGCGGCCGGAGAGCTCGGAGTTCGCTCACGGCCCCTGGCGCTGACCCTTCGTGACGCGGGGCGCTGGTATCGCCGCGCCGGTATGCTGCTCTTTTAG
- the cpaB gene encoding Flp pilus assembly protein CpaB produces MAKKKLLIAAVIVGAFAAFLLYLYTAQIQEEKDELMANPREVIVAARDIAAGTMLTREHVNTKTVPGQFLPANPLLSQDLEIYLDMPVSESIREGSMILTSDFAVAEVARTLSGRIPAGERAMTIPVDAISGVSGLLRPGDRVDILGTFPVGTEDNLIPEAAGNDSIGYVTMNLLQNVTLLAVGQEVSDIPSGDARGNRGQYSTVTLSLTPSEAELLVISQTRGKLMLLLRHRDDIEAVTVTKTTLREVLEELEVINRDRQKRVERRPNCGPNQKLSGGKCVDTIEFLRGGQ; encoded by the coding sequence ATGGCCAAGAAGAAACTACTTATCGCGGCGGTCATCGTCGGCGCGTTTGCCGCCTTCCTGCTCTACCTCTACACCGCGCAGATTCAGGAAGAGAAAGACGAGCTGATGGCGAACCCCCGCGAGGTGATCGTGGCGGCGCGCGACATCGCCGCCGGCACGATGCTCACGCGTGAGCACGTCAACACCAAGACGGTGCCCGGGCAGTTCTTGCCGGCCAACCCGCTCCTGAGCCAGGACCTTGAGATCTACCTGGATATGCCGGTGAGCGAGTCGATCCGCGAGGGCTCGATGATCCTCACCAGCGACTTCGCCGTAGCCGAGGTTGCGCGTACGCTCTCGGGTCGTATCCCGGCCGGTGAGCGCGCGATGACGATCCCGGTCGATGCGATCTCGGGCGTCTCCGGTCTTCTTCGCCCCGGCGATCGCGTCGATATTCTGGGAACCTTCCCGGTGGGCACCGAAGACAACCTGATCCCTGAGGCAGCCGGCAACGACAGCATCGGCTATGTGACGATGAACCTGCTTCAGAACGTCACGCTGCTCGCTGTCGGTCAGGAAGTCTCCGACATTCCCAGCGGTGATGCCCGCGGCAACCGTGGTCAGTACAGCACGGTCACCCTCTCCCTGACGCCGAGCGAGGCCGAGCTGCTGGTGATCTCGCAGACCCGCGGCAAGCTGATGCTGCTCTTGCGCCACCGTGACGACATTGAAGCGGTCACCGTCACCAAGACCACGCTTCGCGAAGTGCTCGAAGAGCTTGAAGTCATCAACCGCGATCGCCAGAAGCGCGTGGAGCGCCGTCCCAATTGCGGCCCGAACCAGAAGCTGAGCGGCGGCAAGTGCGTCGACACCATCGAGTTCCTGCGTGGCGGCCAGTAA
- a CDS encoding pilus assembly protein N-terminal domain-containing protein: MKTLVRVGALWAVLCVVMPLLVWPMDSAHAQETVVPDHEFTIAVGETLTINARGVRRVSIGLPDVADAQTSNDAQYLFISGKREGVTTVNIFSGSGDDQRTLLIRVVGVNPTSLAEEVRAVLGDRAGVDIRVVKGRVLIEGEVASEIFQRKIDRLTELYPNQVLNFATYREAFVEGARMVAVDVYFIQLATTNQDNLGVRWNQFIGYNLTGGQGDVPLYYDAGDLGPGVLPAESSLPPRPMALTGGSSLTTYSSLVGNLNFALDLLVDSGMIKTIQHATLVTEAGTETTYHSGGTLLVPAITANASSYETIPYGLKLAITPVLDFENRVKLTVDLEFSELDYANAVGQVPSLRNNDITSTVNMLEGQSVLVSAQDNTNMTSNERGLWLLSRIPILGWAFKSRNMFNQQTNNAFFITPRVYEPGTDYHRTLVQGVFQHLLDAGAQAEDLPELSNAQPQGE, translated from the coding sequence ATGAAGACGCTTGTAAGGGTAGGCGCGCTGTGGGCGGTCTTGTGTGTGGTGATGCCCCTGCTTGTGTGGCCGATGGACTCGGCGCACGCGCAGGAGACGGTCGTTCCCGACCATGAATTTACGATCGCAGTCGGTGAAACGCTGACGATCAACGCGCGCGGCGTGCGCCGCGTCTCCATCGGCCTGCCGGATGTGGCCGATGCGCAGACCAGCAACGACGCGCAGTACCTCTTTATCTCCGGGAAGCGCGAGGGTGTCACCACCGTCAACATCTTCTCGGGCTCGGGCGACGATCAGCGCACGCTGCTGATTCGCGTGGTGGGTGTGAACCCCACCTCCCTGGCCGAAGAAGTTCGCGCGGTGCTTGGCGATCGCGCCGGTGTCGATATCCGCGTGGTTAAAGGCCGCGTGCTCATTGAGGGCGAAGTCGCCAGCGAGATCTTCCAGCGTAAGATCGACCGCCTCACCGAGCTTTACCCCAACCAGGTGCTCAACTTCGCCACCTACCGCGAAGCCTTCGTTGAAGGTGCGCGCATGGTCGCTGTTGATGTCTATTTCATTCAGCTGGCCACCACCAACCAGGACAACCTGGGTGTGCGCTGGAACCAGTTCATCGGCTACAACCTCACCGGCGGCCAGGGCGATGTGCCCCTCTACTATGACGCCGGCGACCTGGGCCCGGGTGTGCTCCCGGCTGAGTCCAGCCTGCCGCCGCGCCCGATGGCGCTTACCGGTGGCAGCAGCCTGACGACCTACTCCTCGCTCGTGGGTAACCTCAACTTCGCGCTCGACCTTCTGGTCGACAGCGGGATGATCAAGACGATTCAGCACGCCACGCTGGTGACCGAGGCGGGCACCGAGACTACCTACCACTCCGGTGGCACGCTGCTGGTCCCGGCGATCACGGCCAATGCGTCGAGTTATGAGACGATCCCTTACGGCCTGAAGCTGGCGATCACTCCGGTTCTGGACTTTGAAAACCGCGTCAAGCTCACCGTGGATCTCGAGTTCAGCGAGCTGGATTACGCCAACGCCGTCGGTCAGGTCCCCAGCCTGCGCAACAACGACATCACCAGCACCGTCAACATGCTCGAGGGTCAGTCGGTGCTGGTCAGCGCGCAGGACAATACGAACATGACCTCCAACGAGCGAGGCTTGTGGCTTCTGAGCCGTATCCCTATCCTTGGGTGGGCGTTTAAGAGCCGCAACATGTTCAACCAGCAGACCAACAACGCCTTCTTCATTACCCCCCGGGTTTACGAGCCCGGTACCGATTACCACCGCACCCTGGTGCAGGGCGTCTTCCAGCACCTGCTCGACGCGGGCGCTCAGGCCGAAGATCTTCCTGAGCTCTCCAACGCGCAGCCGCAGGGTGAATAA
- a CDS encoding ATPase, T2SS/T4P/T4SS family: MKQIRVLDNRGQEYLFPLDKPVMEVSIGRSQNNDIVLNSKTVSRRHAIIKLMGERVMLVNQSANGVFVNGERVERVRELRLGEYAAIEPYRFCVEPAGPGAVPSPSPAGYGPGNNRATIPPTGRATPAPAAAAPGRQAAPGGVATASRPERRPVAPPDKKKKAETVEELLGDLAPNPDYQEQRVSLRGDEVVIHDRKVRNAFIGFKSELHDELKERLDLHSFQITDYSSPRVIRQVSEKLKELIGRRQREIPPPYTPDEVFKEMMDEVCGLGPIEDLVKHKGVSEIMVVDREHIYAELNGKIVLTDRIFNDEKSMMTVIERIVIPRGRRIDESNPLVDTRLADGSRVNAVIPPLALKDPCLTIRKFPDERLSVKDLIDFGSLTDEMAKFLARAVRSKKNIIISGGTGSGKTTLLNVLSSFIGLTERVVTIEDAAELQIYQEHVISLETKPPNLEGKGEIGIRELVKNALRMRPDRIVVGECRGGEALDMLQAMNTGHDGSMTTVHSNSPTEAIARLETLVLMSGMELPTRAIREQIAGSVDVIIQQSRFMDGSRRITYITEVVGIDDDGFVKLEDIYRYRQKGVNEKGKVYGYHLATGYLPSFLDEFLIKGLANPEDFF; this comes from the coding sequence ATGAAGCAGATTCGCGTCCTCGACAACCGCGGCCAGGAGTACCTCTTCCCGCTGGATAAACCGGTGATGGAGGTCAGCATTGGCCGCAGTCAGAACAACGATATTGTTCTGAACAGCAAGACGGTCAGCCGGCGTCACGCGATCATCAAGCTGATGGGTGAGCGCGTGATGCTCGTCAACCAGTCGGCCAATGGCGTGTTCGTCAATGGTGAGCGCGTGGAGCGGGTGCGCGAGCTTCGGCTGGGAGAGTACGCGGCGATCGAGCCGTACCGCTTCTGCGTGGAGCCGGCCGGGCCGGGGGCGGTGCCTTCGCCCTCGCCGGCGGGCTATGGGCCGGGAAATAACCGCGCGACGATTCCCCCCACCGGGCGCGCCACCCCGGCGCCTGCTGCGGCAGCGCCGGGGCGTCAGGCCGCCCCCGGTGGCGTGGCCACCGCGTCGCGGCCGGAGCGCCGGCCGGTGGCTCCACCGGACAAGAAGAAAAAAGCCGAGACGGTGGAGGAGCTCCTGGGGGATCTGGCGCCCAACCCGGACTACCAGGAGCAGCGCGTCAGTCTGCGCGGTGACGAGGTCGTGATTCACGACCGTAAGGTGCGAAACGCCTTCATTGGCTTTAAGTCTGAGCTGCACGACGAACTTAAAGAGCGCCTCGATCTGCACAGCTTCCAGATCACCGACTACAGCTCGCCGCGGGTTATCCGTCAGGTCTCTGAGAAGCTCAAAGAGCTTATCGGCAGGCGTCAGCGCGAGATTCCGCCGCCTTATACCCCTGACGAAGTCTTCAAAGAGATGATGGACGAGGTCTGCGGCCTGGGTCCCATCGAAGACCTGGTCAAACATAAGGGCGTCTCGGAGATCATGGTCGTTGACCGCGAGCACATCTACGCCGAACTCAACGGCAAGATCGTGCTCACCGACCGCATCTTCAATGACGAGAAGTCGATGATGACGGTCATCGAGCGTATCGTCATCCCGCGCGGTCGCCGCATCGACGAGTCCAACCCGCTGGTGGATACGCGTCTGGCCGACGGCTCACGTGTTAATGCGGTGATCCCGCCGCTGGCGCTCAAAGATCCCTGCCTGACGATTCGTAAGTTTCCCGACGAGCGCCTCTCGGTCAAAGACCTCATCGACTTTGGAAGCCTCACCGATGAGATGGCGAAGTTTCTGGCGCGCGCGGTGCGCTCCAAGAAGAACATCATTATCTCCGGCGGTACCGGCTCCGGTAAGACGACGCTGCTCAACGTGCTCTCGAGCTTTATCGGACTGACCGAGCGCGTGGTCACGATTGAGGACGCCGCCGAGCTGCAGATCTACCAGGAGCACGTCATCAGCCTGGAGACGAAGCCCCCCAACCTTGAAGGCAAGGGTGAGATCGGCATTCGTGAGCTGGTGAAGAACGCGCTGCGTATGCGCCCGGACCGTATCGTCGTCGGTGAGTGCCGTGGTGGCGAGGCGTTGGACATGCTTCAGGCCATGAACACCGGTCACGACGGCTCGATGACCACGGTTCACTCCAACAGCCCCACCGAGGCTATTGCGCGTCTGGAGACACTGGTTCTGATGAGCGGGATGGAACTTCCCACCCGCGCGATCCGTGAGCAGATCGCCGGATCGGTCGATGTGATCATTCAGCAGTCGCGCTTTATGGACGGCAGCCGCCGCATCACCTACATCACCGAGGTGGTGGGCATTGATGATGACGGCTTTGTGAAGCTCGAAGACATCTACCGCTACCGTCAGAAAGGGGTCAACGAGAAGGGCAAGGTCTACGGTTACCACCTGGCGACCGGTTACCTGCCCAGCTTCCTTGATGAGTTCCTGATCAAGGGTCTGGCTAACCCCGAAGACTTCTTCTAA
- a CDS encoding type II secretion system F family protein has translation MLYLWLALALGFGAGFLAIWAGGDWIAERLAAERGVYERLIGKELHRLFLPVSPQEFVLIHAGFLLICVLGGGLLVKSPILGIIGGLLIGIFAPRAYLKKAWSSRLTAIDEQVEEAMVYMANSFKANPSMPEAIQDVCNAMGPPISQEFGVLLKEYRLGTPLDQALVNLQRRVPSRNLELAISALVIGRTVGGNIPEILSQISGTIRESFRLERVIDTQTAQGRMQAWVMGLMPAVVIAVFYKMDPTLIQPLFETFVGYIVLGLAGVCNIIGVVMILKIVQIDV, from the coding sequence GTGTTATACTTATGGTTAGCGTTGGCGCTGGGGTTTGGTGCCGGGTTTCTTGCGATCTGGGCCGGAGGCGACTGGATCGCCGAGCGCCTGGCCGCGGAGCGTGGCGTCTACGAGCGTCTCATCGGTAAAGAGCTGCATCGACTCTTTCTGCCGGTTTCTCCCCAGGAATTTGTGCTGATCCACGCCGGATTTTTGCTGATCTGCGTGCTCGGCGGTGGCCTGCTGGTAAAGAGCCCGATTCTGGGGATTATCGGCGGGCTCCTCATCGGGATCTTTGCCCCACGCGCCTACCTCAAGAAGGCCTGGTCGAGCCGTCTGACGGCGATCGATGAGCAGGTCGAAGAGGCGATGGTCTATATGGCTAACAGCTTCAAAGCCAACCCCTCGATGCCCGAGGCGATTCAGGACGTCTGCAATGCCATGGGCCCGCCGATTAGCCAGGAGTTCGGGGTTCTGCTCAAGGAGTACCGCCTGGGTACCCCGCTCGATCAGGCGCTGGTGAACCTTCAGCGTCGCGTGCCTTCGCGCAACCTGGAGCTTGCGATCTCGGCGCTGGTCATCGGGCGAACCGTCGGTGGCAACATCCCGGAGATTCTCAGCCAGATCTCGGGCACCATCCGCGAGAGCTTCCGTCTGGAGCGCGTCATCGATACGCAGACCGCTCAGGGGCGGATGCAGGCCTGGGTGATGGGGTTGATGCCGGCGGTGGTTATCGCGGTCTTCTACAAGATGGATCCCACCTTGATTCAGCCGCTCTTTGAGACCTTCGTCGGCTACATCGTCCTGGGTCTGGCGGGAGTGTGTAACATCATCGGCGTGGTCATGATCCTGAAGATTGTTCAGATCGACGTTTGA
- a CDS encoding type II secretion system F family protein: MNSTIILFGALGLIFLAFALFVWGFVPEEIEEDEIYGYRLTRRKRMLEEDALYALVLPLVKLFAHYIRSLPNLPFVNMEELRSSLRDKLMRSGFMGSFTPNEFLGMCCVSGLGGFVFVLLFTQLMTGLPNVGLACVAGFLALGFPWLSLSGAISSRLIEIDRRLPYTVDLLVLSMRAGLDFMSALDRVVARGQIQNPDDPMIQELGVVLQEMRVGTARTDALINLCERVNSEYLNSMVGAIIQSERRGTPLANVLEIQVDTIRNKRTAKIEKAASQAAVKILFPLLFIFGAVMIVIMGAMIIKVSGTGF, encoded by the coding sequence GTGAATTCGACGATCATTCTGTTCGGCGCGCTGGGTCTTATCTTTCTGGCGTTTGCGCTCTTCGTCTGGGGCTTTGTGCCCGAGGAGATCGAAGAGGACGAGATCTACGGCTACCGCCTTACAAGGCGTAAGCGGATGCTGGAGGAGGACGCGCTCTATGCGCTGGTACTCCCGCTGGTGAAGCTTTTTGCGCACTACATCCGCAGCCTTCCGAACCTGCCCTTTGTGAACATGGAGGAGCTGCGCTCGTCGCTTCGCGACAAGCTGATGCGCTCGGGTTTTATGGGCTCGTTTACTCCCAATGAGTTTCTGGGGATGTGCTGCGTTTCGGGGCTCGGTGGTTTTGTTTTTGTGCTGCTCTTTACCCAGCTGATGACGGGGCTTCCAAACGTTGGTCTGGCGTGTGTGGCGGGCTTTCTGGCACTGGGGTTTCCCTGGCTCTCGCTGAGCGGGGCGATCAGCAGTCGTCTCATTGAGATTGACCGGCGCCTTCCCTACACCGTTGACCTCCTGGTGCTCTCGATGCGCGCCGGTCTGGACTTTATGTCGGCGCTCGACCGCGTGGTCGCCCGCGGTCAGATTCAGAACCCGGACGACCCGATGATCCAGGAGCTGGGCGTGGTGCTTCAGGAGATGCGCGTGGGTACGGCGCGTACCGACGCGCTGATCAACCTGTGTGAGCGGGTCAACTCGGAGTACCTCAACTCGATGGTCGGCGCGATCATTCAGTCGGAGCGCCGCGGTACGCCGCTGGCCAACGTCCTGGAGATTCAGGTCGATACGATTCGAAACAAGCGCACCGCCAAGATCGAGAAGGCCGCCAGTCAGGCGGCCGTCAAGATCCTCTTCCCGCTGCTCTTTATCTTCGGAGCGGTCATGATCGTGATCATGGGCGCGATGATCATCAAGGTCTCCGGCACCGGGTTCTGA